A genomic window from Pseudomonas argentinensis includes:
- a CDS encoding class 1 fructose-bisphosphatase, with translation MSRVTLSRYLIEQTRSQNTPADLRFLIEVVARACKEISHAVSKGALGGVLGSMGTENVQGEVQKKLDVISNDILLEANEWGGHLAGMASEEMDNAYQIPGKYPKGAYLLVFDPLDGSSNIDVNVSVGTIFSVLRCPSEYLSQNESLNEKAFQQPGTQQVAAGYAIYGPQTMLILTLGNGVKGFTLDRELGSFVLTHDNISVPQSTAEFAINMSNQRHWEAPVKRYVDELLAGKEGPLGKNYNMRWIASMVADVHRILTRGGLFMYPRDSREPDKAGKLRLMYEANPMSFIIEQAGGAATDGVQRILDIQPDSLHQRVPVFLGSKEEVERVTGYHKA, from the coding sequence ATGTCCCGCGTTACCCTGAGTCGTTACCTCATCGAGCAGACCCGTAGTCAAAACACCCCGGCCGATCTGCGCTTCCTGATCGAAGTGGTGGCGCGTGCATGCAAGGAAATCAGCCATGCCGTTTCCAAGGGCGCCCTGGGCGGCGTGCTGGGCAGCATGGGCACCGAAAACGTGCAGGGCGAAGTGCAGAAGAAGCTCGACGTGATTTCCAACGACATCCTGCTCGAAGCCAACGAGTGGGGCGGTCACCTGGCCGGCATGGCCTCCGAGGAAATGGACAACGCCTACCAGATCCCCGGCAAGTACCCCAAGGGTGCCTACCTGCTGGTGTTCGACCCGCTGGACGGCTCCTCGAACATCGACGTCAACGTCTCGGTCGGCACCATCTTCTCGGTGCTGCGCTGCCCCAGCGAATACCTGAGCCAGAACGAAAGCCTCAATGAAAAGGCCTTCCAGCAGCCGGGTACCCAGCAGGTCGCCGCCGGCTACGCCATCTACGGCCCGCAGACCATGCTGATCCTGACCCTGGGCAACGGCGTCAAGGGCTTCACCCTGGACCGCGAACTGGGCAGTTTCGTGCTCACCCACGACAACATCAGCGTGCCGCAAAGCACCGCCGAATTCGCCATCAACATGTCCAACCAGCGCCATTGGGAAGCCCCGGTCAAGCGCTACGTGGACGAGCTGCTGGCTGGCAAGGAAGGCCCGCTGGGCAAGAACTACAACATGCGCTGGATCGCCTCGATGGTCGCCGACGTGCACCGCATCCTGACCCGCGGTGGCCTGTTCATGTACCCGCGTGACAGCCGTGAGCCGGACAAGGCCGGCAAGCTGCGCCTGATGTACGAGGCCAACCCGATGTCGTTCATCATCGAGCAGGCCGGTGGCGCCGCCACCGACGGCGTGCAGCGCATCCTCGACATCCAGCCCGACTCCCTGCACCAGCGCGTGCCGGTGTTTCTGGGTTCCAAGGAAGAAGTCGAGCGCGTCACCGGCTACCATAAGGCCT
- a CDS encoding YkgJ family cysteine cluster protein has protein sequence MKSNLIAAAEIDRLDTWARYTADMCHSCISSCCQLPVEVRLNDLIRIGVVDEFERGEPPRNIAKRLQKDGLVERFNQKSGIFTLTRMSNNDCYYLDRKTRLCTIYERRPDTCRNHPRIGPRPGYCAWRPK, from the coding sequence ATGAAAAGCAACCTGATCGCCGCCGCGGAAATAGACCGCCTCGATACCTGGGCGCGCTATACCGCCGACATGTGCCATAGCTGCATTTCCAGCTGCTGTCAGTTGCCGGTCGAGGTGCGCCTCAATGACCTTATCCGCATCGGCGTGGTCGACGAGTTCGAGCGCGGCGAGCCGCCGCGCAACATTGCCAAGCGCCTGCAGAAAGACGGGCTGGTCGAGCGCTTCAACCAGAAGTCCGGGATCTTCACCCTGACGCGCATGAGCAACAACGACTGCTATTACCTGGACCGCAAGACCCGGCTGTGCACCATCTATGAGCGCCGCCCGGATACCTGCCGCAACCACCCCAGGATCGGCCCGCGTCCCGGCTATTGCGCCTGGCGACCCAAATAA
- a CDS encoding serine hydrolase: MRSQLFASFLLVALGAMLAGTATADTRRPDWQEPLLERLQAIAAKQNGELGVYVKDLHSNLAVTLQAERLWYMASGIKVPVAIAVLRGVERGDWGLDTRLALVANDFVDGAGSTNQYGPGERLSVRFLLEQMIIYSDNTATDRLIRLVGLDALNGLVRELVPEGFEPITTLGDVRRHIYAELHPAATQLGGRDLLRLRQARQDDARLDRLASLLGVPRSALAPISLGEAYAAYYRSNLNAATLSAYGELLERLATGQALGNEQTAYLLEVMGRVKTGTQRLIAGLPEDARLAHKTGTQRARICDSGLIQTPERGTAEPVLIVACVEGEPSLAKAERALRQVGEALTASGVLTRDALN, translated from the coding sequence ATGCGCTCCCAACTGTTCGCCAGCTTCCTGCTCGTCGCCCTCGGCGCAATGCTGGCAGGCACCGCCACGGCCGACACCAGGCGGCCTGACTGGCAGGAGCCGCTGCTCGAACGTCTGCAGGCGATAGCCGCCAAGCAGAACGGCGAGCTCGGCGTGTACGTCAAGGACCTGCACAGCAACCTGGCGGTGACCCTGCAGGCCGAGCGCCTGTGGTACATGGCCTCCGGCATCAAGGTACCGGTGGCCATCGCCGTGCTGCGCGGTGTCGAACGGGGCGACTGGGGGCTCGACACGCGCCTGGCCCTTGTCGCCAACGACTTCGTCGACGGCGCCGGCAGCACCAACCAGTACGGCCCCGGCGAGCGCCTGAGCGTGCGCTTCCTGCTCGAGCAGATGATCATCTACAGCGACAACACCGCCACCGACCGGCTGATTCGCCTGGTCGGCCTGGATGCCTTGAATGGCCTGGTTCGCGAACTGGTGCCCGAGGGCTTCGAGCCGATCACCACCCTGGGCGACGTGCGCCGGCATATCTATGCCGAACTGCACCCGGCCGCCACACAGCTGGGCGGCCGCGACCTGCTGCGCCTGCGCCAGGCGCGCCAGGATGACGCGCGCCTGGATCGGCTGGCCAGCCTGCTCGGCGTACCGCGCTCGGCGCTGGCACCGATCAGCCTAGGCGAGGCCTACGCCGCCTATTACCGCAGCAATCTCAACGCCGCCACGCTCTCGGCCTATGGCGAGTTGCTCGAACGGCTGGCCACCGGCCAGGCGCTGGGCAACGAGCAGACCGCCTACCTGCTCGAGGTGATGGGCCGGGTCAAGACCGGCACCCAGCGCCTGATCGCCGGACTGCCGGAAGACGCCCGCCTCGCCCACAAGACCGGCACCCAACGCGCACGCATCTGCGACTCGGGGCTGATCCAGACGCCCGAGCGCGGCACTGCCGAGCCGGTGCTGATCGTCGCCTGCGTGGAAGGCGAACCGTCGTTGGCCAAGGCCGAACGCGCCTTGCGCCAGGTGGGCGAAGCACTGACGGCTTCCGGCGTACTCACCCGTGATGCACTCAACTGA
- a CDS encoding serine hydrolase → MKTLFAGLALLGCAALSLWLWATPQRDAGFEALAERLRELDEASPGRLGVYLLRPADGSELNHQADRSWYLASATKAAIAIAVLQEVDDGKLQLDQPITLEEGDRVDGSGGLVWEDAGARYSVGELLREMLQESDNTAADMLIRAAGLERINERIAAAAGGDFGKVTRLLDVRRELYGQLHPDARSLENRQIVEIAAAPLGPKRVEAVANALDMKADQLETRDLDEAYRRYYETGVNSATLVAYGQLFGKLAKGELLSDASTERLYDIMGLGGYEAYRLEAGLSEQLPFVQKTGTQQHRACHMGIANPQGDDALVILACAEALDEDAEAGKLFEQVGEAIQELVLDAPAEAA, encoded by the coding sequence ATGAAAACCCTGTTCGCAGGCCTCGCCCTGCTCGGCTGCGCGGCACTGTCGCTCTGGCTATGGGCGACGCCCCAGCGCGACGCAGGTTTCGAGGCGCTGGCCGAGCGGTTGCGCGAACTGGACGAGGCCTCCCCCGGCAGGCTGGGCGTCTATCTGCTGCGCCCTGCCGACGGCAGCGAGCTGAACCACCAGGCCGATCGCAGCTGGTACCTGGCCTCGGCCACCAAGGCGGCGATCGCCATCGCCGTGCTGCAGGAGGTCGACGACGGCAAGCTGCAGCTCGACCAGCCGATCACCCTGGAGGAAGGCGACCGGGTCGACGGCTCCGGCGGCCTGGTGTGGGAAGACGCCGGCGCCCGTTACAGCGTCGGCGAACTGCTGCGCGAGATGCTGCAGGAGAGCGACAACACCGCCGCCGACATGCTGATTCGCGCAGCCGGCCTAGAGCGCATTAACGAGCGCATCGCGGCAGCCGCCGGCGGCGACTTCGGCAAGGTGACCCGCCTGCTCGACGTGCGCCGCGAGCTGTACGGGCAACTGCACCCCGACGCCCGCTCACTGGAGAATCGCCAGATCGTCGAAATCGCCGCCGCGCCGCTCGGCCCGAAGCGCGTCGAAGCAGTGGCCAATGCCCTGGACATGAAAGCCGATCAGCTCGAGACCCGCGACCTCGACGAAGCCTACCGGCGCTACTACGAAACCGGCGTGAACAGCGCGACACTGGTCGCCTACGGCCAGCTGTTCGGCAAACTGGCCAAAGGCGAGCTGCTGTCCGACGCGAGCACCGAGCGGCTCTACGACATCATGGGCCTGGGCGGCTACGAGGCCTATCGCCTGGAGGCCGGCCTGAGTGAACAGCTGCCCTTCGTCCAGAAGACCGGCACCCAGCAGCACCGCGCCTGCCATATGGGCATCGCCAACCCGCAAGGTGACGACGCCCTGGTGATCCTCGCCTGCGCCGAAGCCCTCGATGAGGATGCCGAAGCCGGCAAGCTGTTCGAGCAGGTCGGCGAGGCGATCCAGGAGCTGGTGCTGGACGCGCCTGCCGAAGCGGCCTGA
- a CDS encoding DUF2339 domain-containing protein codes for MQWIFMLIGLVLGALVLGAVSGEAMAGALLGAVVGLAVGQAIALRALRLQHEALRKSLAGLIERFNQGTGDLHERLLRLETGAQPQTDVAAEPHEEPPAQAVVEQAVAAPVELAAQPEWELEWVLPAASPGEPPVQASPEPVLEQPDVPPVSAAARVTEPTAPGLLERGITAARAWLLGGNTVLRVGLVLLFLGLAFLLRYASERVVVAIELRYAGVALAAIALLALGWWLRRRRPAYALLMQGGGIAVLYLTVFAAMRLHPLLTPQVAMVLLVVVTLCSAVLAILQDARGLAAAAALGGFAAPILASSGGGSHVALFSYFALLNAGIFAIAWFKAWRELNLIGFVGTFGIGLAWGLRSYTPELWLSTQAFLLLFFLMYVAIGLLFARRRLLEASSEPENDSRQALLKWSARQAGYVDGSVLFGTPLVGFGLQYAVVQHLPFGPAFSALAMGLLYMALARVLVNRAPGRAVLLMETCLALGVIFATLAIPLGLDARWTSAAWAVEGAGLYWLALRQQRLFARLFALLLQVAAAAAYLWEVRFGYDTLLTGSALGALMLAVALLFSFLQLRGAGDGVADRERKLQPALAYGGLAFLYLLAPLCFGPYATAAAWAVAGAATLFAGLSLGARSLLTGAFVVQVLGGMVYLTFSDGLYQALVDETQRPLAHLTFWAPVLLALAGLFCAWRLHLAGRVSRADLRPMAVQELSHMALCWFAAWWLLAAFSEITRFVPDPLQAHVFLLVAVASLAVTSLFALHQRWPALAVLSLALVPLGFAAVLFAWHLGYHPLADLGWLAWPALFSVHLLMLRRVAGLAPEVLVRISHVLGCWLLLGVVALELRFLFAALADHYNAWRWMGWVLVPCAFLMLMSVRRALPWPIAAYPREYRSYAALPIAVLLLGWFWLVNLLSDGSAEPLPYVPLINPLELGMLIVLFAVQRWAQDGLAVLAIRPEQLRQAAQVVIGASSFALLTMMVCRTAVHWGQVPFQADALAGSQLVQAGLSIVWTLIALGLTITGHLRVRRDLWMVGAALIGVVVVKLFFVDLGNSGSLERIISFIGVGVLLLVVGYFAPLPPRREARAQVAA; via the coding sequence ATGCAGTGGATTTTCATGCTGATCGGGCTGGTACTCGGTGCCCTGGTGCTGGGCGCCGTGAGTGGCGAGGCGATGGCCGGCGCGCTTCTGGGCGCCGTCGTGGGGCTGGCGGTAGGGCAGGCGATCGCGCTGCGGGCGCTGAGGCTTCAGCACGAGGCGCTGCGCAAGTCGCTGGCAGGACTGATCGAGCGCTTCAACCAGGGCACGGGCGATCTGCATGAGCGCCTGCTGCGCCTGGAAACGGGCGCGCAGCCGCAAACCGATGTCGCGGCCGAGCCCCATGAAGAGCCACCTGCGCAGGCTGTTGTCGAGCAAGCCGTTGCGGCGCCGGTCGAACTAGCCGCGCAGCCTGAGTGGGAACTCGAATGGGTATTGCCCGCCGCCTCGCCTGGCGAGCCACCGGTGCAGGCGAGCCCGGAGCCCGTCCTCGAGCAGCCTGACGTACCGCCTGTCTCGGCGGCTGCGCGGGTCACCGAGCCGACAGCGCCCGGGCTTCTCGAGCGCGGCATCACCGCTGCCCGGGCCTGGCTGCTGGGCGGTAATACCGTGCTACGCGTGGGCCTGGTGCTGCTCTTTCTGGGCCTGGCGTTCCTGCTGCGCTATGCCTCCGAACGGGTGGTGGTCGCCATCGAGTTGCGCTACGCCGGGGTGGCGCTGGCGGCGATTGCACTGCTGGCGCTGGGCTGGTGGCTGCGTCGGCGGCGCCCGGCCTATGCCTTGCTGATGCAGGGCGGTGGTATCGCCGTGTTGTACCTGACGGTGTTCGCGGCCATGCGCCTGCATCCCTTGCTCACGCCGCAAGTCGCGATGGTGCTGCTGGTGGTGGTGACGCTCTGTTCCGCCGTGCTGGCCATCCTGCAGGACGCCCGCGGCCTCGCTGCGGCAGCAGCGCTTGGCGGCTTCGCGGCGCCGATCCTGGCCTCCAGCGGTGGCGGCAGCCATGTTGCGCTGTTCAGCTATTTCGCCCTGCTCAATGCCGGGATCTTCGCCATCGCCTGGTTCAAGGCCTGGCGCGAACTCAACCTGATCGGTTTCGTCGGCACCTTTGGTATCGGTCTGGCCTGGGGCCTGCGCTCCTACACTCCGGAACTGTGGCTCAGCACCCAGGCTTTCCTGCTGCTGTTCTTCCTGATGTACGTGGCCATCGGCCTGCTGTTCGCCCGTCGCCGCCTGCTTGAGGCGTCGAGCGAACCGGAAAACGATTCCCGCCAGGCCCTGCTCAAGTGGTCGGCGCGCCAGGCAGGTTACGTGGATGGCAGCGTACTGTTCGGTACGCCTCTGGTGGGCTTCGGGCTGCAGTACGCGGTGGTTCAGCACCTGCCCTTCGGCCCTGCGTTCAGCGCGTTGGCCATGGGCCTGCTGTACATGGCGCTGGCCCGGGTGCTGGTTAACCGTGCGCCGGGACGTGCCGTGCTGCTGATGGAAACCTGCCTGGCGCTGGGCGTGATCTTCGCCACCCTGGCCATTCCGCTGGGGCTGGACGCCCGCTGGACCTCCGCTGCCTGGGCGGTCGAAGGCGCTGGCTTGTACTGGCTGGCGCTGCGTCAGCAGCGTCTGTTCGCGCGGCTGTTCGCCCTGCTGCTGCAAGTGGCCGCCGCAGCGGCCTATTTGTGGGAGGTGCGCTTCGGTTACGACACCTTGCTCACGGGCTCGGCGCTTGGCGCGCTGATGCTGGCTGTGGCGCTGCTGTTCAGCTTCCTGCAGCTGCGCGGGGCGGGAGACGGCGTGGCAGATCGTGAGCGCAAGCTTCAGCCGGCCCTGGCCTATGGCGGCCTGGCCTTCCTCTACCTGCTGGCTCCGCTGTGCTTCGGGCCTTACGCCACGGCCGCCGCCTGGGCCGTGGCCGGCGCCGCGACGCTGTTCGCCGGGTTGTCGCTGGGCGCACGCAGCCTGCTGACTGGCGCTTTCGTGGTGCAGGTTCTGGGCGGTATGGTCTACCTGACCTTCAGCGACGGTCTCTATCAGGCGCTGGTCGACGAAACCCAGCGACCGCTCGCCCACCTGACGTTCTGGGCGCCGGTGCTGCTGGCGCTGGCGGGCCTGTTCTGCGCCTGGCGCCTGCACCTTGCCGGGCGCGTGAGCCGCGCCGATCTGCGGCCGATGGCAGTGCAGGAGCTGTCTCATATGGCGCTGTGCTGGTTTGCCGCCTGGTGGCTGCTGGCAGCGTTCAGCGAGATTACGCGTTTCGTGCCGGACCCGTTGCAAGCCCATGTGTTCCTGCTGGTCGCGGTCGCCAGCCTGGCCGTCACCAGCCTGTTCGCCCTGCACCAGCGCTGGCCGGCACTGGCGGTGCTCAGCCTGGCGCTGGTGCCGCTGGGCTTCGCCGCCGTGCTGTTCGCCTGGCACCTGGGCTATCACCCGCTGGCAGACCTTGGCTGGCTGGCCTGGCCAGCGCTGTTCAGCGTGCATTTGCTCATGCTGCGGCGCGTTGCGGGGCTGGCGCCCGAGGTGCTGGTGCGCATCAGCCATGTGCTCGGCTGCTGGCTGCTATTGGGCGTGGTGGCGCTGGAGTTGCGCTTCCTGTTCGCTGCCCTGGCCGACCACTACAACGCCTGGCGCTGGATGGGCTGGGTGCTGGTGCCGTGCGCCTTCCTGATGCTGATGAGCGTGCGCCGGGCGCTGCCCTGGCCGATTGCGGCCTATCCCCGGGAGTACCGCAGCTATGCGGCGTTGCCAATCGCCGTTCTTCTGCTGGGATGGTTCTGGCTGGTCAATCTGCTCAGTGACGGCTCCGCCGAGCCGCTGCCGTATGTACCGCTGATCAACCCGCTGGAGCTGGGCATGCTGATCGTACTCTTCGCCGTACAGCGCTGGGCCCAGGACGGCCTGGCCGTGCTGGCGATCAGGCCGGAGCAACTGCGCCAGGCTGCCCAGGTAGTGATTGGCGCTTCGTCGTTCGCGCTGTTGACCATGATGGTCTGCCGTACCGCCGTCCATTGGGGGCAGGTGCCGTTCCAGGCCGATGCGCTGGCGGGATCGCAGCTGGTGCAGGCCGGCCTGTCCATCGTCTGGACGCTGATCGCCCTGGGCCTGACCATCACCGGCCATCTGCGCGTGCGGCGTGATCTGTGGATGGTCGGCGCGGCGCTGATCGGTGTGGTTGTCGTTAAGCTGTTCTTCGTCGATCTGGGCAACAGCGGCAGCCTGGAACGGATCATTTCCTTCATCGGCGTCGGCGTACTCCTGCTGGTGGTGGGCTATTTCGCGCCGCTGCCGCCACGCCGAGAAGCCAGGGCGCAGGTGGCGGCATGA
- a CDS encoding histidine kinase N-terminal 7TM domain-containing protein: protein MNSCLVNAWRLDFAVLLTVVVCVGGVLLARWVINQRDFPGRDTFILMQLASMWWMAMAGLEVASVAPACKMLWATMSWPGIISVPTFWAVFLWQYVSSVRKPLSRRSMLGMILVPLLIWLMVLSNPWHGLFYGAATGPVSDEPGAPIHYDHGPLFYATAVYVYLFMSFSLGVVLRAALISHGVHRRHYLAFVLVTAVPWSANIAYVGFGFVVFGVDPTPFSFVFTLAAFSWLILGVRLFDMVPVARHLLLEALPDPVMVIDTQWRVIEANQAALKLGGLERDWQGRRLQDWPGFGSDLQAQLVEQGELREPLLIQSEADHYFEVRMRPIERLTRHGILVLGQLLYLRDVTQRQRAKLKLAEALALSEERLRTISSLHEQLREQALCDPLTGLYNRRYLDELFGRELARARRERTPLALALIDLDHFKRLNDEYGHLDGDDVLRNVAQYLLVNLRSSDTVFRIGGEEFLLILPGADAREATKRLEAICQGLAQKPIETRSGLRHVTLSAGLALWPEQGKALDELLQAADAALYEAKRRGRNRVCSLLPRVAPKAAEAPVPGKG, encoded by the coding sequence ATGAATTCGTGCCTGGTCAATGCCTGGCGTCTGGATTTTGCCGTACTGCTGACCGTAGTGGTCTGCGTGGGCGGCGTGCTGCTGGCCCGCTGGGTGATCAACCAGCGCGATTTCCCGGGGCGCGACACCTTCATCCTTATGCAGCTGGCGAGCATGTGGTGGATGGCCATGGCCGGCCTGGAGGTCGCCTCCGTGGCACCCGCCTGCAAGATGCTCTGGGCCACCATGTCGTGGCCGGGCATCATCAGCGTGCCGACCTTCTGGGCGGTGTTTCTCTGGCAGTACGTGAGCAGCGTGCGCAAGCCGCTGAGCCGCCGTTCGATGCTGGGCATGATCCTCGTGCCGCTGCTGATCTGGCTGATGGTGCTGAGCAACCCCTGGCACGGGCTGTTCTATGGCGCCGCCACCGGGCCGGTGTCCGACGAGCCGGGGGCGCCTATCCATTACGACCACGGCCCGTTGTTCTACGCCACGGCGGTGTACGTCTACCTGTTCATGAGCTTCAGCCTGGGCGTGGTGCTGCGCGCCGCCTTGATCAGCCATGGCGTGCACCGGCGCCATTACCTGGCGTTCGTGCTGGTCACCGCGGTGCCCTGGTCGGCCAACATCGCCTACGTCGGTTTCGGTTTCGTGGTGTTCGGCGTCGACCCGACGCCGTTCAGTTTCGTCTTTACCCTGGCAGCCTTTTCCTGGCTGATCCTCGGGGTGCGGTTGTTCGACATGGTGCCGGTCGCCCGCCACCTGCTACTCGAGGCGCTGCCCGATCCGGTGATGGTGATCGATACCCAGTGGCGGGTGATCGAGGCCAACCAGGCAGCCCTCAAGCTCGGCGGGCTCGAGCGTGACTGGCAGGGGCGCAGGCTGCAGGACTGGCCGGGCTTCGGCAGCGACCTGCAGGCGCAGCTGGTCGAGCAGGGTGAGCTGCGCGAGCCGCTGCTGATCCAGAGCGAGGCGGATCACTACTTCGAAGTACGCATGCGGCCCATCGAGCGCTTGACCCGCCACGGCATTCTGGTGCTGGGCCAACTGCTCTACCTGCGCGACGTCACCCAGCGGCAGCGCGCCAAGCTCAAGCTCGCCGAGGCGCTGGCGCTGAGCGAGGAGCGCCTGCGCACCATCAGCAGCCTGCACGAGCAGCTGCGCGAACAGGCCCTCTGCGACCCCTTGACCGGACTCTACAACCGCCGCTACCTGGACGAACTGTTCGGCCGCGAGCTGGCTCGGGCCCGGCGCGAGAGAACGCCGCTGGCCCTGGCGCTGATCGACCTCGACCACTTCAAGCGGCTCAACGACGAGTACGGGCACCTGGATGGCGACGACGTGCTCAGGAACGTGGCCCAGTATCTGCTGGTGAACTTGCGCAGTTCCGATACGGTCTTTCGTATCGGCGGCGAAGAGTTCCTGCTCATTCTCCCCGGTGCCGATGCCCGTGAAGCGACCAAACGCCTCGAGGCCATCTGCCAGGGACTGGCGCAAAAACCCATCGAAACCCGCAGTGGCCTGCGCCACGTGACCCTCTCGGCCGGCCTGGCGTTGTGGCCCGAGCAGGGCAAGGCGCTCGACGAGCTGTTGCAGGCTGCCGATGCCGCCTTGTACGAAGCCAAACGTCGCGGACGTAACCGCGTGTGCAGCCTGCTGCCGCGCGTTGCCCCAAAGGCGGCTGAGGCACCCGTTCCTGGAAAGGGTTAA
- a CDS encoding DUF3999 domain-containing protein — translation MRLNIALALLMLGTPLVAAAELSERPQDYAVTVPLTLSGEGPWYRMQLPMEAQLAARHADFRDLRLFNGEGERLAYSLIPGAERFAESQQRADLRLFPLHGPAGHRDAVPTLRVQRGDDGSIIELAEPAATTEVLRGWLLDASATDFSLQRLYLEWQAESEGFQRFSIEASDDLDHWRPVGERQVARLSFNGERIDKREVELPTIRARYLRLLWLAPEQAANLSAASVSGTRSTAEPAALIWSAALKGQADEQGVIWTLPLALPLERVRIDIEQANSLAPVVLQGRRDSKAPWVPLANSVLYRLPGNGHELVQDQLELPPLPVSQLRLQVDSRGGGLGSSEPRMHLAMRATELLFLVRGSPPYQLALGREDAQAGSLPVTTLVPGFDAQRLAGMDQAVIDGQIAQAEITPAARTAEPGFDWKRAGLWTVLLVGVGVLVLMALSVLRASRGRS, via the coding sequence ATGAGGCTGAATATCGCGTTGGCGCTGCTCATGCTGGGCACGCCTCTGGTTGCCGCGGCCGAGCTTTCGGAACGCCCCCAGGACTATGCCGTGACCGTGCCGCTGACCCTGAGCGGAGAGGGTCCCTGGTATCGGATGCAGTTGCCGATGGAGGCCCAGCTCGCCGCCCGGCACGCCGACTTTCGCGACCTGCGCCTGTTCAACGGCGAAGGCGAGCGGCTGGCCTACAGCCTGATTCCCGGTGCCGAGCGCTTTGCCGAGAGCCAGCAGCGTGCCGATCTGCGGCTGTTCCCACTGCATGGCCCGGCAGGGCACCGCGACGCCGTGCCGACCCTTCGTGTGCAGCGTGGCGATGATGGCTCGATCATCGAACTCGCCGAGCCGGCCGCCACTACCGAGGTGTTGCGCGGCTGGTTGCTGGACGCCAGCGCCACCGACTTTTCGCTGCAGCGCCTGTACCTGGAGTGGCAGGCCGAGAGCGAAGGCTTCCAGCGCTTCAGCATCGAGGCCAGTGACGACCTGGATCATTGGCGGCCAGTGGGCGAGAGGCAGGTCGCCCGGCTGAGCTTCAACGGCGAGCGCATCGACAAGCGCGAAGTGGAGCTGCCGACTATCCGGGCGCGCTACCTGCGCCTGCTGTGGCTGGCGCCGGAGCAGGCCGCCAACCTCAGCGCTGCCAGCGTCAGCGGCACGCGCAGTACGGCCGAACCGGCTGCGCTGATCTGGTCGGCTGCGCTGAAGGGGCAGGCGGATGAGCAGGGCGTCATCTGGACCCTGCCGCTGGCCTTGCCACTGGAGCGCGTACGCATCGACATCGAGCAGGCCAACAGCCTGGCTCCGGTGGTGCTGCAGGGGCGGCGCGACAGCAAGGCGCCATGGGTGCCGCTGGCGAACTCGGTGCTCTACCGACTGCCTGGTAATGGTCACGAGCTGGTGCAGGATCAGCTCGAGCTGCCGCCCTTGCCGGTCAGCCAGTTGCGCTTGCAGGTCGACAGCCGTGGCGGCGGTCTGGGGTCGAGCGAGCCGCGGATGCACCTCGCCATGCGCGCCACCGAGCTGCTGTTCCTGGTGCGCGGCAGTCCGCCCTATCAGTTGGCCCTTGGCCGGGAGGATGCCCAGGCGGGGAGCCTGCCCGTGACCACCCTGGTGCCCGGCTTCGATGCGCAGCGCCTGGCGGGTATGGACCAGGCTGTCATCGATGGTCAGATTGCGCAGGCCGAGATAACGCCCGCTGCTAGAACGGCGGAGCCCGGCTTCGACTGGAAGCGCGCCGGTTTGTGGACGGTGCTGCTGGTCGGTGTCGGCGTGCTGGTGCTGATGGCGCTCAGCGTGCTGCGTGCGTCCCGCGGACGCTCATGA